The following coding sequences lie in one Hyphobacterium sp. CCMP332 genomic window:
- a CDS encoding 5-(carboxyamino)imidazole ribonucleotide synthase: MTDALAPGSVIGILGGGQLGRMLAQAGARLGFDIHIFDTAANGPAARVAARSWAAPWADDGAVQTFAAKCDVLTFEFENIPASALAAAESAAPVRPGRKSLELTQDRLIEKRFIREAGCSTVDFAEVNCIDDLEAAAAELGRPAILKTRRFGYDGKGQAVIREDTDLSGAWAAIGEQPAILEAFAPFSRELSVVAARAENGEMAIYPLAENSHSGGILRVSRAPAIVSKDIETRAIEIARAIGDGLDHIGVFAVELFDVAGELIINEIAPRVHNTGHWTMDACTCSQFENHIRAVAGWPLGATRPHSACEMTNLIGDDVAPWHALASESDACLHLYGKREARPGRKMGHINRLSKLSG, translated from the coding sequence ATGACTGACGCGCTCGCGCCCGGCTCCGTGATCGGCATTCTCGGCGGCGGACAGCTGGGCCGCATGCTGGCGCAGGCCGGTGCCCGGCTGGGCTTCGACATCCACATATTCGACACTGCCGCGAACGGGCCCGCCGCGCGGGTCGCTGCCAGAAGCTGGGCGGCACCGTGGGCGGATGACGGCGCGGTCCAGACCTTCGCTGCCAAATGCGATGTCCTCACTTTCGAATTCGAGAACATTCCCGCCTCTGCCCTCGCCGCCGCCGAAAGCGCGGCGCCGGTCCGCCCCGGCCGGAAATCGCTGGAATTGACGCAAGATCGCCTGATCGAGAAGCGCTTCATCCGGGAGGCCGGATGCTCCACGGTGGATTTCGCCGAGGTCAATTGCATTGACGATCTGGAAGCGGCGGCCGCAGAGCTCGGCCGGCCCGCCATTCTGAAGACCCGCCGCTTTGGCTATGACGGCAAGGGACAGGCCGTGATCCGCGAGGACACGGATCTGTCCGGGGCCTGGGCCGCCATCGGCGAACAGCCCGCCATTCTGGAAGCCTTCGCGCCCTTCAGCCGTGAATTGTCGGTTGTCGCCGCGCGCGCCGAAAATGGCGAAATGGCGATCTATCCGCTGGCCGAGAATTCCCATTCCGGCGGCATTCTGCGTGTCTCGCGAGCGCCGGCCATCGTTTCAAAGGATATCGAGACCCGTGCGATCGAGATCGCCCGCGCCATCGGCGACGGGCTCGATCACATCGGCGTCTTTGCGGTGGAATTGTTTGATGTCGCGGGCGAATTGATCATCAACGAAATCGCACCGCGGGTGCACAATACCGGGCACTGGACGATGGATGCCTGCACCTGCAGCCAGTTTGAAAATCATATCCGCGCAGTGGCCGGCTGGCCACTGGGCGCAACCCGGCCCCATTCCGCCTGCGAAATGACCAATCTGATCGGCGATGATGTCGCGCCCTGGCACGCCCTCGCCAGCGAATCGGACGCCTGTCTTCACCTTTACGGCAAGCGCGAGGCGCGGCCGGGCCGGAAAATGGGCCATATCAACCGGCTTTCGAAACTTTCCGGCTAG
- a CDS encoding metallophosphoesterase, which produces MTVQRPDIWQQETGPFDIIGDVHGCAKELEKLLEKLGYELTSRGPRGRRTTHIRHSGNRKVILVGDLVDRGPASMDVLRTAMHGETDGTIRCVIGNHDDKFLRWLKGREVRITRSLQTTIDEADKEKPKFLDDVRHYLEHLPSHLILDKGRLIVAHAGLPQKYHGIESRSSRVFAMYGETTGQTDDLGFPIRRDWARNYRGDATVVHGHVAEKKVRHVNNVWCLDTGCVYGHKLTALRWPEKEIVQIKAKRDWFPHPRFS; this is translated from the coding sequence ATGACGGTTCAGCGCCCCGATATCTGGCAACAGGAGACCGGCCCCTTTGACATCATCGGGGACGTTCACGGCTGCGCGAAGGAGCTGGAAAAGCTCCTTGAAAAACTGGGATATGAGCTGACGTCAAGAGGGCCCAGAGGCCGCCGGACCACCCATATTCGCCATTCCGGAAATCGCAAGGTGATTCTCGTCGGCGATCTCGTCGATCGCGGCCCCGCATCGATGGACGTCCTGCGAACCGCCATGCACGGCGAAACCGACGGCACGATACGCTGCGTCATCGGCAATCATGACGACAAATTCCTGCGCTGGCTGAAAGGCCGCGAGGTCCGCATCACGAGGAGCCTGCAAACCACGATTGATGAAGCCGATAAGGAAAAGCCCAAATTCCTGGACGATGTCCGGCACTATCTGGAACACCTGCCCAGCCATCTGATCCTCGATAAAGGCCGGCTGATCGTCGCCCATGCCGGCCTGCCCCAGAAATACCACGGCATTGAAAGCCGCTCATCGCGCGTGTTCGCCATGTATGGCGAAACCACCGGACAGACGGATGATCTGGGCTTTCCGATCCGCCGCGACTGGGCCCGCAATTACCGCGGAGACGCCACAGTCGTACACGGCCATGTCGCGGAAAAGAAAGTCCGCCATGTCAATAATGTGTGGTGTCTGGATACCGGCTGCGTCTATGGCCACAAGCTGACGGCACTGCGCTGGCCGGAAAAGGAAATCGTCCAGATCAAGGCCAAACGCGACTGGTTCCCGCACCCGCGATTCAGCTAG
- a CDS encoding COQ9 family protein — translation MTHNTTPPDLDRLTQSALPHAGFDGWSDETLRLARTDADLSADAALLAAPRGALDLIANWSAQMDSEMLARMAAADMASMKIRQRVTFAVLARLEAIGPHEEAARRARARLLLHDAATLGAELVWASSDAIWRGLNDTSTDFNWYSKRTILSAVYTSSLAVWLNDETPEKTKARAFLDRRIENVMEFEKAKANWRKLTRDLPDPAKVLAGLRYGGRRRA, via the coding sequence ATGACCCATAACACGACTCCTCCCGATCTTGACCGCCTTACACAGTCCGCCCTGCCTCATGCGGGCTTTGACGGCTGGTCAGACGAGACGCTCCGTCTGGCCCGCACGGACGCCGATCTCAGCGCGGATGCCGCGTTACTGGCCGCACCGCGTGGGGCTCTGGACCTCATCGCCAACTGGTCGGCGCAGATGGACAGCGAGATGCTGGCGCGCATGGCGGCCGCCGACATGGCGTCGATGAAAATCCGCCAGCGCGTGACATTTGCCGTGCTGGCCCGGCTGGAAGCCATCGGGCCGCATGAGGAAGCCGCCCGCCGCGCGCGCGCCCGGCTTCTGCTGCATGATGCCGCGACGCTGGGAGCGGAGCTCGTCTGGGCGTCGTCGGATGCAATCTGGCGCGGGTTGAACGACACGTCGACGGACTTCAACTGGTATTCCAAGCGGACGATCTTGTCGGCGGTCTACACGTCGAGTCTGGCCGTCTGGCTGAATGATGAAACGCCGGAGAAAACCAAGGCCAGAGCCTTTCTCGACCGGCGCATTGAAAACGTCATGGAATTTGAGAAAGCCAAGGCGAACTGGCGAAAACTGACCAGGGATTTGCCGGATCCGGCGAAGGTGCTGGCCGGCTTGCGATATGGCGGGCGTCGCCGCGCCTAG